The Comamonas sp. GB3 AK4-5 genome includes a region encoding these proteins:
- a CDS encoding helicase HerA-like C-terminal domain-containing protein, with the protein MASPLLIAQHGDIHCELLPGLANRHGLITGATGTGKTVTLQKIAEGFSQIGVPVFMADIKGDLGGISQPGSVGDKLAASLKDRGIALPTPLACPTTLWDVFGEQGHPVRATISDMGPLLLGRMLNLNDTQMGVLNLVFKIADDSGMLLLDLKDLRAMLQYVGDNAKQYTTEYGNISAASVGAIQRGLLQIESEGGDKFFGEPMLNIQDLMQTDAAGHGVVNILAADKLMNSPRLYSTFLLWMLSQLFEQLPEIGDPDKPKLAFFFDEAHLLFNDAPKVLLERIELVVRLVRSKGVGVYFVTQNPLDIPDSVLAQLGNRVQHALRAFTPRDQKAVKATATTMRPNPGLNIEAAITEVAVGEALISLLDEKGRPGITQRVYVIPPGSQIGTITTAQRQQLMQQSLVAGVYEQTVDRESAYEVLRGRAESTASAPGSTGKPGAAAEGGGMMGELNDLLFGSTGPRGGKRDGIVQSVVKSTARTMGTQLGRQILRGVLGGIFGDKKR; encoded by the coding sequence ATGGCATCTCCCCTTCTGATCGCCCAGCATGGTGATATCCATTGCGAACTGCTCCCCGGTCTGGCCAACCGCCACGGCCTCATCACCGGCGCCACAGGCACGGGCAAGACCGTCACCCTGCAAAAAATCGCCGAAGGCTTCTCGCAGATTGGCGTGCCGGTCTTCATGGCCGACATCAAGGGCGACCTGGGTGGCATCAGCCAACCGGGCAGTGTAGGCGACAAGCTGGCCGCCTCGCTCAAAGACCGCGGCATTGCCCTACCCACCCCATTGGCCTGCCCCACCACGCTGTGGGATGTGTTTGGCGAGCAGGGCCACCCGGTGCGGGCCACCATCTCCGACATGGGCCCGCTGCTGCTGGGCCGCATGCTGAACCTGAACGACACGCAAATGGGCGTGCTGAACCTGGTGTTCAAGATCGCCGACGACAGCGGCATGCTCTTGCTGGACCTCAAGGACCTGCGTGCCATGCTCCAGTATGTGGGCGACAACGCCAAGCAATACACCACCGAGTACGGCAACATCAGCGCTGCCAGCGTGGGGGCCATTCAGCGCGGCCTGCTGCAGATCGAGAGCGAAGGCGGCGACAAGTTCTTTGGCGAGCCCATGCTCAACATCCAGGATTTGATGCAGACCGACGCTGCAGGCCACGGCGTGGTCAACATCCTGGCGGCCGACAAGCTGATGAACTCGCCGCGCCTGTACTCCACCTTTTTGCTGTGGATGTTGTCCCAGCTGTTCGAGCAACTGCCCGAGATTGGCGACCCAGACAAACCCAAGCTGGCCTTCTTCTTTGACGAGGCCCATTTGCTGTTCAACGACGCACCCAAGGTGCTGCTGGAGCGCATCGAGCTGGTGGTGCGCCTGGTGCGCTCCAAGGGTGTGGGCGTGTATTTCGTCACCCAAAACCCCCTGGACATTCCCGACAGCGTGCTGGCCCAGTTGGGCAACCGCGTGCAGCATGCGCTGCGCGCCTTCACCCCGCGTGACCAAAAGGCCGTCAAGGCCACGGCCACCACCATGCGTCCCAACCCGGGGCTGAACATCGAGGCGGCCATCACCGAAGTCGCCGTGGGCGAAGCCCTGATCAGCCTGCTGGATGAAAAAGGCCGCCCGGGCATCACACAGCGCGTGTACGTGATTCCGCCCGGCAGCCAGATTGGCACCATCACCACGGCCCAGCGCCAGCAGCTGATGCAGCAATCGCTGGTGGCCGGCGTCTACGAACAAACCGTGGACCGTGAATCCGCCTACGAAGTGCTGCGCGGCCGCGCCGAAAGCACGGCCTCTGCACCGGGCAGCACGGGCAAGCCCGGTGCGGCAGCGGAAGGCGGCGGCATGATGGGCGAGCTCAACGACCTGCTGTTCGGCTCCACCGGCCCACGCGGCGGCAAGCGCGACGGCATTGTGCAATCCGTGGTCAAGTCCACGGCCCGCACCATGGGCACCCAGTTGGGCCGCCAGATTCTGCGCGGTGTGCTGGGTGGGATTTTCGGCGACAAAAAACGCTGA
- a CDS encoding threo-3-hydroxy-L-aspartate ammonia-lyase has product MSVVTFPLPTYDDVLAAAERLKNIAHTTPVLRCGTADRMYRAQFFFKSENLQRSGSFKFRGAFNTLARFTPEQRKAGVLTFSAGNHAQAIALSARLLDIPALIVMPEDAAASKMAATREYGAQVVTYNPRTEDRLAISRKLALERGMTLVPPSEHPDVIAGQGTVVTEFLEQVPKLDYLFVCLGGGGLLSGSVLAAQALAPHCQVIGVEPEAANDGQQSLRKGEIVEISYPTTIADGAQACSLGPLTFPLIRQGVEEIVTVSDLQLMQAMRFFAERMKIVVEPTGALAFAGACNSNISLGGKRVGIIVSGGNVDLKRYARFIAV; this is encoded by the coding sequence ATGAGCGTGGTGACCTTCCCCTTGCCAACCTACGACGATGTACTGGCCGCGGCCGAGCGCCTGAAGAACATCGCCCACACCACACCTGTGCTGCGCTGCGGCACTGCCGACCGCATGTACCGCGCCCAGTTCTTCTTCAAGTCGGAGAATCTGCAGCGCTCCGGCTCCTTCAAATTCCGCGGGGCTTTCAACACCCTCGCGCGCTTCACGCCCGAGCAGCGCAAGGCCGGCGTGCTGACGTTTTCTGCCGGCAACCATGCCCAGGCCATTGCCCTGTCGGCGCGCCTGCTGGACATACCGGCATTGATCGTGATGCCCGAAGATGCCGCAGCCAGCAAGATGGCGGCCACGCGCGAATACGGCGCCCAGGTCGTTACCTACAACCCGCGCACCGAAGACCGCCTGGCCATCAGCCGTAAACTGGCCCTGGAGCGTGGCATGACCTTGGTGCCCCCCAGCGAACACCCCGACGTGATTGCCGGCCAGGGCACCGTGGTCACGGAATTTCTGGAGCAAGTGCCCAAGCTGGACTATTTGTTCGTCTGCCTGGGCGGCGGGGGCCTGCTGTCCGGCAGTGTGCTGGCCGCACAGGCATTGGCACCGCATTGCCAGGTCATCGGCGTGGAGCCCGAGGCCGCCAATGACGGCCAGCAATCGCTGCGCAAGGGTGAGATTGTGGAGATCTCCTACCCCACCACCATTGCCGACGGCGCCCAGGCCTGCTCCCTGGGCCCGCTGACCTTCCCCCTGATTCGCCAAGGGGTCGAAGAAATCGTCACCGTCTCCGACCTGCAGCTGATGCAGGCCATGCGCTTTTTTGCCGAGCGCATGAAGATCGTGGTCGAGCCCACCGGCGCCCTGGCCTTTGCCGGCGCCTGCAACAGCAATATTTCCCTGGGTGGCAAGCGCGTGGGCATCATCGTCAGCGGCGGCAATGTGGACCTGAAGCGCTACGCCCGCTTTATCGCTGTTTGA
- the upp gene encoding uracil phosphoribosyltransferase yields MSQLHLIDHPLVQHKLTLMRRKEASTNSFRRMLGELSTLMAYEITRDFPLQDLEIETPMEKMVGKVIDGKKLALVSILRAGNGFLDGMLNVVPGARIGHIGLYRDPQTLQPVEYYYKMPDNMAERDVIVVDPMLATGNSAAAAVQQLKDKSAPKSIKFMCLLAAPEGIKTMQDAHPDVDIYTAAVDRQLDEHGYILPGLGDAGDRIFGTK; encoded by the coding sequence ATGAGCCAACTGCACCTCATCGATCACCCCCTGGTTCAACACAAGCTCACCCTGATGCGCCGCAAAGAAGCGTCGACCAATAGCTTTCGCCGCATGCTGGGCGAGCTGTCCACGCTGATGGCCTACGAAATCACCCGCGACTTCCCGCTGCAGGATCTGGAAATCGAAACCCCCATGGAAAAGATGGTGGGCAAGGTCATCGACGGCAAGAAGCTGGCCCTGGTGTCCATTCTGCGTGCCGGCAATGGCTTTCTGGATGGCATGCTGAACGTGGTGCCCGGCGCCCGCATCGGCCATATCGGCCTGTACCGCGACCCGCAAACCCTGCAGCCCGTCGAGTACTACTACAAGATGCCCGACAACATGGCCGAGCGCGATGTGATTGTGGTGGACCCCATGCTGGCCACCGGCAACTCCGCCGCCGCCGCCGTGCAGCAGCTCAAGGACAAGAGCGCCCCCAAGTCCATCAAATTCATGTGCCTGCTGGCCGCCCCCGAAGGCATCAAGACCATGCAGGACGCCCACCCCGACGTCGACATCTACACCGCCGCCGTGGACCGCCAGCTGGACGAGCATGGCTATATCCTGCCCGGCCTGGGTGATGCCGGCGACCGCATCTTCGGCACCAAGTAA
- the dnaQ gene encoding DNA polymerase III subunit epsilon, which produces MSRLIVLDTETTGLSAVDGDRIVELGCVELVNRKLTGNNLHLYFNPERDSHEEALRVHGLTTEFLRDKPKFAEKARDILAYLQGADEVIIHNAPFDVGFLNKELERVGLPPFKQHVSVVTDTLVMAKELFPGKRNSLDALCDRLEVDNSGRTLHGALLDAELLADVYINMTRGQDALLMAEDDGPADAGAALLQQHNKVDLRSIRLPVLQASEHELAAHEQVLTELDKSSDGKTIWRTAAA; this is translated from the coding sequence GTGTCCCGACTGATTGTTTTAGATACGGAAACCACGGGTTTGTCGGCGGTCGATGGTGACCGCATCGTGGAGCTGGGTTGCGTGGAGCTGGTGAACCGCAAGCTCACGGGCAACAATCTGCACCTGTACTTCAACCCCGAGCGCGACAGCCACGAAGAGGCCTTGCGTGTGCACGGCCTGACCACCGAGTTCCTGCGCGACAAGCCCAAGTTTGCCGAGAAGGCCCGGGACATCCTGGCCTATCTGCAAGGTGCAGATGAGGTCATCATCCACAACGCGCCGTTCGACGTGGGCTTTCTGAACAAGGAGCTGGAGCGCGTAGGTCTTCCGCCCTTCAAGCAGCATGTCAGTGTCGTCACCGACACGCTGGTGATGGCCAAGGAGTTGTTCCCGGGCAAGCGCAATTCGCTGGACGCCCTGTGCGACCGCCTGGAAGTGGACAACAGCGGCCGTACGCTGCACGGCGCCTTGCTGGATGCCGAGCTGCTGGCCGATGTCTACATCAACATGACCCGGGGCCAGGACGCGCTGTTGATGGCCGAGGACGATGGCCCGGCCGATGCCGGCGCGGCCTTGCTGCAGCAGCACAACAAGGTGGATTTGCGCAGCATTCGCTTGCCAGTGCTGCAGGCCAGCGAGCATGAGTTGGCGGCGCATGAGCAGGTGCTTACCGAGCTCGACAAGTCCAGCGACGGCAAAACCATCTGGCGCACTGCGGCGGCTTGA
- the fdx gene encoding ISC system 2Fe-2S type ferredoxin, producing MPVIKILPHPEYCPQGAQVKAPAGTSICEALLDNGIHIEHACDMSRACTTCHVIVREGLNSLNEAEDEEEDLLDRAWGLEPQSRLSCQAILAQEDVTVEIPKYSINHAKENH from the coding sequence ATGCCTGTAATCAAAATTCTTCCCCACCCCGAATACTGTCCGCAGGGCGCACAAGTGAAGGCGCCTGCGGGTACCTCCATCTGCGAAGCCCTGCTGGACAACGGCATCCATATCGAGCATGCCTGCGATATGAGCCGTGCCTGCACCACCTGCCACGTGATCGTGCGCGAAGGTCTGAATTCACTCAACGAAGCCGAGGACGAAGAGGAAGACCTGCTCGACCGCGCCTGGGGCCTGGAGCCGCAGTCGCGCCTGTCCTGCCAGGCCATCCTGGCCCAGGAAGACGTGACGGTGGAAATTCCCAAATACTCCATCAACCACGCCAAAGAGAACCATTGA